One Aegilops tauschii subsp. strangulata cultivar AL8/78 chromosome 2, Aet v6.0, whole genome shotgun sequence genomic window, TTGAACGAGTCTCTAGAACAAAATCCAGATTTCACAGAAGCAGATGGGTATGTCTCAAATAGCAATAAGACAAATTTATGAAGTTAAATTATCAAGGCCGTTGATACTAGTAAGTCTAGTATTAGATAACTATCATCACATTACCCAAATTTGAATCCCCACAAATACCCCAAAAATCAAGAAATACACAAATCTTAAATGGTAGAAGCATAACCTGATGGACTTACGCGACTACTTTCACTATTCAAAATAATCTTTAAACACTGAGTCTCTGGCATGTCAGTGTTGTAAGGTCAAAAGTCTAGTTTTATTCAAGTAAGAAAGGTCTACTATATGGGGGTTTCAACAGAGTTGATACATTCCACCCAGTTTGTTTTGTCCCATGGTGCAGAAGCTCAAAAAACCTCACATGTCTTAAAAGCCCAAGTTCCAAACATATGTGTCATGTATTTATTTGTTTGCAATATCGTGATGAATGGTAGAATGATTTCACACATGACAGTAGAAAACAAACAAAAATCTTGTGAAAGTCAAGTGGAAGTGCTTACATAGTGCCTTTTGATTAACAATGAAAAGTAGATACAGATACATCAATATCCATACCTTGCCTCTCAAAATGGATATTATCTTGTAGTACACCATCTGCAATAATAACCACACTGGAGGGGATTCAGATGTATTAAACATTATGGAAATGTCCATATTAAAAACATTAATCATACCAAACAAAAGCAAACATGGTTTAGTTTAGCTAGGGAGAAACATAAATATCAGAAAGTATGTTTTTAGACATGTAGAAAAGTTCAAAAAAGTTGTTGATACCTCAGTATGAAAATAAGTGTGTTCGCAATGTAAGCAACCATCTCCCTGAATACAAGTACAAAATAGTAATCAGACATGAATTTCACACATCTCATAAAACATAGAAAGAAAATCTAGCATGAATTAGGGAATCTGTGTGTCTCCAACATGGAGAGCACACATCTTTATTACCACAGGTTTGCACTTTGGCCCTCATAGAAATACAATTACCACTCCAAAAGAATCAATAAGTCCAATATATGTTGTCTTGAATGAGAATTTGTAGTAATGCCTAATTTACCATGAACTGAAAGACCCCAATGTACATTCTATAACCAAATTTTCTATGAAAAGAAAGAGACAACAATGCAATACCAACATTGTCTAGTAAACAATAAAATTTGTTCTTGATGCTTCTGGGTGTCATTTAAAAAAATCATGCAATTTAATTTGGTATTTAGGGACTCCGCTATAAGTTGTAAATGCCATTTCACGCCATTAATGATGAAATTACATGGCCATTACCAACTAtttataaaaatctaaagttttACAATACATAGACAAATAACAAGCTTCTACTAGTCAACTCTCATTTACTATATTTATGAGAGCATGGTTTAAATATAATGAATTCCAGGCAATGCTCACAGAAATAGAGGATCAACGGCTTCATGGAACTGATTTCATACATGATGAACAATGGAACAATTAATATATTTGACTAGGAGTATTAAGGTTGATAATATGTTGAGAACTTTCATCTTGCTGACAATAGAGAGAGATATATATTGCTTGAACATACCAGAAATGATGTAAATTTTGCTGGTTGTCACCCTTAAAAGCAGTTTGTGCAAAAGCAGCATAAAACCTGTCAACCTAACAAAGTTAATATTGGAGGGGAGGTGTAAAATATGCAAATCAGAATGTAAAGAGAAGTTTTACTAACATCCCAAGGTCATGACAGCCAAAACACCAGAGACCTCCAATGCATCTTGCGCCTCATACCAACAAATATAAGTAACATAAAATAGCTCAAAAAAACTGGAGGTCTGATCAGTGATAACATCTTAGGGAATCTCCAAAAACCCTCAAATCGCCCGCATATGTCCGGACCGAGCTGTCCGGGTGCACTTTGCCATCCAACGCGGACCCGTATATGTTCGCGGGTGGGTGCAAGCGTCCATTTTCACACAAACCGAAAGCAAACTAGGGAACTTTCTGGGCGTCCGAACCTCCGCCACGTGGGACTCCGACACCCCTGGCCCACCCAAAACCGCACCCTGAGCCCGTGTCTCTGTCCCTTTCCACTTGCTCTCCTTTGCTAGGAATTCGCTTCCTCCCTGGCCGACGACGCTGCTGTACCACCTCGACCGCCCGCCATATCCTTGTCGGACCTCCTCCGCTCCACCTTGTCGCCATGCCGCTTTGCCTATGCCGATATTCCACCTCTCGTAAGTCCGCCGCGCAGGCCGTCCATGGGGGTCACCATGCCCGGTAAGTGTTTGGCAAAATGCCCATGCTATTTTTTCTTTGACATTTTTCTCCCTTATTTGAAGCAACGGATTCAGACATGGAGTATTTGTGTGAGAACTACGCCAAGTCTTCCAACGACGCAACTAACAAGCATGAGTATGCAGATGAAACAACGATGATGCAGGAGGTCATTTTAGACGCGGAGCATGCAGAAGAGCATGCTCTCAATTTTAAGGGATCGATTAAGGGTCATCGAGTGTTGAATCAAAATTGGGCAAGGTGGCATTTGACTCTAATGGGTGACTACTTTGCCCTTGATAATGCCCATGTACGAACAATTTTCGCCAGTGCTTCGAATACGGAAAAATGTGTTTGGTTGCCTCTAAAATGGCGTTCGGCCTACGATGACTACTTCATCCCAAAGAAGGATTTCATAGGAAGAGTTGAATTATCTGTTTACCAGAAATGCACGGCTGCATGCACAACTGCATTGCAAACGCGTGCATATGTCACAACCGTAGATTCGTGGGTCGAGTACCTTCGTATGTCCGAGATCACATACGGAAACACCATGGTCAGATTTTCTACTGCGATGGTCAAGGTGTTTGGGCCTCAATACTTGAGAGAACCAACTTTCAGAGACAGCGAAAGGATCATGGCACTCTCGGAAGCAAGATGATGGCCAGTATGCATGAACTGGAGATGGATGAACTGCCCATATGCTCTAGAAGGACAATACAAAGGCTATTTAAAGAATCCCGGCCATCATTCTTGAAGCAATTGCATGATAGGACCACTGGACTTGGCACGCTTTCTTCAggtctcacaatgacatcaatgtgTTGTAATGGTTGTTTGCTAGGTTAACTGAAGGACAAGCTCTTCCGTTCAACTATATTATCAATGAGCATGACTACAACATGGGCTACTATCTGGTTAATGGTATATATCCTTCGTGGGTGACCTTTGTCAAGACCATATCTAAACCATTTGGTCAGAAAAGACCTCACTTTACCCGAAGACAAGAAGGAGCTAGAAAAGATGTGGAGAGGACATTTGGAGTGCTCCAAAATGTTTTGTAGTTGTTCGAGGACCTGCAAATATATGGGATCCGAAGACCTTGTGTGAGGTGATGACatgttgtgtgatcatgcacaacatgatcgtggAGGATGAGACTGAAGATCCTGCTAGAGGTCCAATTCGAGAACATGGGTGATCCTATCCAACTTCCACATCAGAATCCCGCCACATGTGATGAGATTGTCCAAATGCatcaacaaatttggcatcaatcAACTCATGAGCAGCTTCAGAAATATATGACTGAGCATATGTGGGCACTTCAAGGGGATAACCAGAACGTATGCATGAGTTGAATTCAAGTTCGAACTTTGAACTATTTTATTTCAAAACTTAGTTGGATTGTAATATTTACATGTGAACTAGTGTCACATTTGAATATTTTCACTCGCCAAAGACTTGATATGCTATTATTTGAGTATTACAGAATTTTAAAAACAGGGGCCGACAGTTGGGGGACAAGGTTGGATGGCCGGCTCCTATATCCGGGTCTGCGGACAGATATTGTGCCCGTTTTGGGGGTGCGTTGGAGATGCCCCTAAATGGCCTGCAATTTGTCTTGCAGCAGACACCAGAGGAAAAACAATCATGCACAAGCAATGACAAGCTCCAATCAAGAATACTGATGTTTATTTATGCTAGACAAACTTGACAGCTCATATGGATTTAAGCATGATAACTTCAGTTTAATGGTACACAGCCAATGAGTCCAAAAGCTAGAAAGAAAGTAAACTGACTGGACTAGGTTAGAAATGACAACTGAACCATCTCTTGATATATAAAAAATCTAGAACTCTATTCCTCGTGATTTTACTGGAAAAGCCAACATTCTTTTTCAGATTTCCaactccccctcccccccccaaacCCTATAAAAATGCATCAATTCATGCGGAGCCCGGGGGTGTTAACCTCCTTTgagggtgagagagagagagagagagagagaaatcagTTTATAGGCAAAATTACATTCCATCTTGCAAAAAGGACTACTTGACAATCATTACATGACTGGAACTGGAATTTTTTTCAGGCAGTGAACTATTTCATAACAATGAGCAAATCATGTCCTGGTAGATAAATATGAGAGTTCGAGATGTTTCTTATCAGATTATCTTACAGTGAAGAAAGCAATATAGCTGGCAGCGAGAGTAAGTGAAATCCCTATGATTGTATCATTGAAAATAAAGCTCCGCCATAGTACTGATGCAATTCCAAACGCAAGGCCCAGAGCAATACTGGTCAAAGAAAATACTGATTAGCATAGTAGCATGGCTTTGTATCATCTAGTTCAAACTTATATACTTTTCACATACGCTCCAAATGAAACTTCTGACAAGAACTTTATTATGGACCCTGCATCATAAGTTCTTCCAAGCACCATTCGGTAGAATAACTGATAGACAACAATAGCAGTCCTATGAAAATGCAAGGTCATTTAGTATCTCAGTACTTGTATAATAAATACTTCAAATTTTGGTGTGAAGCATACATTCTAAAGTGTTTCTCCCAATAATTTCTAGACACATCTAACATAACACAAAAACTTGTAATCTGTATATTGAGTAACTCATTCTATTTTGGTTCTCCTGAATGGAATTGCTCCTAGTAAAACATAGAGGGACAGAGAGACAAACTGGAAAAAAGCATGCCGTCTAAGAATCAAAAGATGAACAATTCGTGGGTCATAGTACCATACCCATCGTTCATCAAGGATTCTCCTTCAATTATTGTACTGAGCTTTTTACTTGCTCCTAGGTCTTTTAGAAGTGCAACCACAGCAACGGGATCGGTTGCACTAAGTAGTCCACTACACAGGAACGAAGTTTCCCAGTTCCAATCATATGGAAAAGTAAGCTGTGGAAAATTGACTAGCTAGTCTCAGAACAATGAAAGCAATGGCCTTAGTCCGTTATTTATCCATGTACATACCTTTACGGCAGTTCCAAGCAAAAATTTTGAG contains:
- the LOC141041873 gene encoding sodium/hydrogen exchanger 8-like; protein product: MDESVSLTGASQKFRPKNAVPGVVISKFLLGTAVKLTFPYDWNWETSFLCSGLLSATDPVAVVALLKDLGASKKLSTIIEGESLMNDGTAIVVYQLFYRMVLGRTYDAGSIIKFLSEVSFGAIALGLAFGIASVLWRSFIFNDTIIGISLTLAASYIAFFTAQDALEVSGVLAVMTLGC